The following nucleotide sequence is from Pseudomonas putida S13.1.2.
ACGGCCGGCAACCGGGTGAATGTCGAGTTCGAGCGTTTGTGGCGCGGTGGCCAGGGCGGCATTGCTCATGGTCGTGGTCCTTGCGGTCATTGTCGGGTTTTTTGAAGGTTTAGCGGGCGGCCTGCACGGCCTGTTCCTGTTTCAGCGCAGCATCGAGGAAGCGTGGCTCGACCCAGTCGGCGACCTGGAAGCCACGGCGGATCAGGCGCTCCTTGGCAGCCAGGTCCACGCCCTTCTGCAACTGGCCTACGAAGTCAGCGTCCAGGCGCGGGTCGAAGTAGTGGGCAAGGTCTTCTTTGGCCAGGTCATCGCTGAGGATGGTGCGCGGCCAGTTGGCGTTGCTGGCCACAAGATCGATATAGGCCTGGCGGTTGTGTTCATCGCGCAGCCAGGTACTGGCGTGCTCCTGGGCGTTGACCAGGCGCTGGACCAGCTCGGGGTATTTACGGATGAAATCGCCGGTGCCCAGCAGCACTGCCTGGGTGCTGCCGGCGCCTTCCAGGTCACGCGAATTGACCGGCAGTTCGACCAGCCCGCGCTCACGCAGCGACAGCAGGTTGGACAGCCCCCAGGTGGCGTCAATCTGCTTGGCGGCCAGTGCGGCGTTGGCGGCGTTGAAGTCCAGGTTGATGACTTTCAGCTCGCGTTCGGTCAGCCCTTGGCTGGCCAGAGCGCTGGCGAACGACAGCTGGTTGGCTGTGCCGCGGAACACCGCCACGCGCTTGCCCTTGAGGTCCTGCAGGGTCTTGATGCCAGAGCCGGGCACCACGCCCAGGTAGCTTTTGACCCCACGCACCCCCGCCGACAACACGCGGGTGTCCAGGCCGTTGGCCTTGCCGACGATCGCGGCCAGGTCGCCCAGATAGGCGAAGTCGGCCTGGCCGTTGGCCAGCGCCTCGTTCACCACAGGCCCGGCGCCTTTGAAAAAATGCCAGTCGATGCGAATGCCGTCCTTGGCAAATTCCTTCTCTAGCAGCTGCTGGTCACGCAGCACATCGACCACCCCACCGGCGCTGGGCTTGCTGCCGGCACTGAGGTCGGGCACGGCGATGCGGATGCTTTCTGGCTTGGCGGGTTCAGCCGCGTGGGCACCGAGGGTGAAGGCCAGCCCAAGGGCGGTGATCAGGTGGCGCAACGGGGTTTTCATGGCAAGGCTCCTTGGCAGGCTGCCACCGGCGAAGGCCGGCGCTTTGGCCAGAAGCTAGGCAGGTCTGGTTAGAACCTACAAAGATCAAAACTTCATTTTTTAGTAACTGAAAGGCATAAACCAAGCGGCATGCGGGCCTGCGGGGAGCTTGCGGAAAACGCATGGAAAATATGAGGAAAACGCAACGGCGGGGGGCTTCCGTATGCACGGGGCGCATGCTCTTATCTCTTGAAAGTCACTTTTTGGTTTTTCTAATTCCATAAGTGAATAACCTAACAACGCTTCGAGAGATGGCTGATGAATGGAGTTCTGAGCAGGAATCGGAGGTGGCTTCGGGGGCCGCTTCGCGGCCCTATCGCGACACAAGGCCGCTCCCACATAGGCCGTGAGCGCTTGTTGCCTTGGTTGTTACCTGTGCTGATTGCGCTGCTGTGGGTGG
It contains:
- a CDS encoding ABC transporter substrate-binding protein yields the protein MKTPLRHLITALGLAFTLGAHAAEPAKPESIRIAVPDLSAGSKPSAGGVVDVLRDQQLLEKEFAKDGIRIDWHFFKGAGPVVNEALANGQADFAYLGDLAAIVGKANGLDTRVLSAGVRGVKSYLGVVPGSGIKTLQDLKGKRVAVFRGTANQLSFASALASQGLTERELKVINLDFNAANAALAAKQIDATWGLSNLLSLRERGLVELPVNSRDLEGAGSTQAVLLGTGDFIRKYPELVQRLVNAQEHASTWLRDEHNRQAYIDLVASNANWPRTILSDDLAKEDLAHYFDPRLDADFVGQLQKGVDLAAKERLIRRGFQVADWVEPRFLDAALKQEQAVQAAR